The region TGGTTGGTCAGCGGCAGCAACTGCTCGCGGATTTCGCGGGCGCGCTCCATGTCGTCGGTGTGGACTGCGCGGATCTTCTCGACGTGGAGGTCCGGCACGAGGTTCGCGTAGCCGATGAGGCCGGTCTCCGCCCCGAGCTGGTAGGCGTGTAGAAGGAACGTGTCGTTCCCGGTCATGATCGTGCACTGATCTCGAAGGTGATCGACCGCACGGATCGTCCGGTCGTAGCGGATGGGATCGAAGGAAGCCTCCTTGAACGCGATGACGTGTGGCAGCTTGCAGATCTCGACGTGGGCGCTGATCGGCAGCCCGGGACTCCCCCACGTCGGGAACTGGAAGTTGATCAGCGGTACGTCGACGGTTTCGCCGACGTACTCGAAGTGGTTGATCGCCTCCTGGGGTATCCGATGGGAGTAGACGTCCAGCGGCAGCAGCATGACGCCGTCCGCACCGGCCGCTTTCGCGGTCTCGGCTAGCTTGGCTGCCTCGATGGAGCTCTCGCCGTAGACGCCGGCGAATACGGGAGTGTCGCCGGCCGCCTCGACGTGGGTCTCGACGACCGTACGGTAGGTCTCCTCGTCCTGCATCTTCGTCTCGCCGGTGTGAGCGTTGGCGATCACGGCGTCGATGCCGTCGACGGAAACCAGCTCGTCGACGTGTCGGCGAAGGTCGTCGGTGGCCAGTTCGTAGTCGGGCGTCCACGGGTTCGCCGTCGCGGGGATGATCCCTCCGGAAATCCGTTCCTTGAGGTCGCGAAACTCGTCTTTCAGCATGTCCGACTGAAAAGAGACGATCGTCCAGTAAAAACGTTCGGTTCGTCACGGTACCGAGCCGCGTCTCACGGATCGACGTCCCCACCTGCTCGTGCCACACTCGTTCCCCAGACGGGAATATCACATGCAGATGGGCGCAACCCATATTACAGTAGTATGGATGTCAAATAGGGGTGTGTGAGTTAATACCGCGGATCGGCCGCTCGAAACGCAGACGGTAGTATCGACGAAAGGTGGCCTGAAACGGCTCGTGGGGCCCGGTACCGGCCGATTCGCGAGAGTCAAATCTCGAGTACGGCGGTTTTGTGCGGGCACTGAATCGGTCCCCGGTACGCCGTCGTCGACTGCAAAACGGCCTCGTTCCGGGTAGCGTGTCTGCCCGATCGGAGAGACGAGGGCCGTTGCGGACGACTGCCGATATTCCATTCGGCCTTCGCGAACGCCATGGTTACCGGCAATCCCGCCAGCCAGAGCGGTCTCGACGGTTCGATCGACGGAGTTGCCGTCAATCCGAACGGGATTCAGCCGTCTCGACGACCCCTTCCCGACTCCCTCGACGTTCCCGTAACGGGAACAAATAGTTCCTCTCGTCGTACTGATACCGAATTCCTCGGCGGCGTCCGTCGAGCGATCACCACCTCGCGACGAGTTCCGGCAGCGGTGTCGATACCTGGACCCGCTCGCTCGAGCGTCTGAGCGCCGGAACCGGGTCCGTCGCCCGCGGGCGACGGCTTTCGTGTCTGTCACTCGGATAGTTTATACGTCCGGCCGAAAATAGGCCGGGTATGGATATCGCCGATGTGAGCGGGTACGCTCTGTCCTCACCGATCGATCCGGTTCAGAACCGCGCGTTTTTCGGCGGCGTGCGACGGCTCCACAAGCGAGACGTCGTGCTCGTCGTCGTGGAAACCCGCGACGGTCGTCGCGGATTCGCGACGGCGGGCGCCAGCAGCTCCGCGATGCGCGAGTACTTCGAGGGCGACTCGCAGGGGACGTTCGCCGACGTCGTCGACGACTCCGTCGCCGATGCCCTCGAGGGCGAATCGATCGACGAAATCGCCGACGCTCACGAATTGATCGCCCAACTGCCCCTTCCCGCCCACCTCCGGACGGAAGCGATCTCGGCCGTCGACGTCGCGCTGTACGATCTCCGGGGGAAGGAACTCGGTGCGCCAATCTACGAGCTGTTGGCCGACGAGTACGGAACCGAGCCGACGACCGAACTGCCGCTGTACGCCAGCGCCGGGATGTACATGGAGCCGGCGGGCTACGTCGAGCAGGCCGCCGTCCTCGAGGAACAGGGCTTTTTCGGCTACAAGTACCGGCCCGGGATCGGTCCCGACGGCGACCGCCGGACTGTCGACCTGCTCACCGACGCGGCCGACGACATCGAGATCATGCTCGACGTTCACACGTGGTGGAAACTCCGCGATTCCTACGGTCGCGATACCGTCTCCGACCTGGTCGACCACGCGGCCGAACGGGGCGTCTACTGGATCGAGGAACCGGTCGCCCCCGACGACTACGCGGGGTACGCCGAGCTGGCCGAGTCCGGTGCTCCGTTGGCCGGCGGAGAGAGCGAATCGTCGCCGGCCGGGCTGGTCGAGTTGGCCGAGACGGGCGCGGTCGACTTCCTGCAGGGGGATGTCCGGCACCACGAGGGCTTTACCGGCTGTCGGGACGCGATCGAGTTCTGTGACGGCCGAGACGTCGAGTTCGTCCCGCACAACTTCGGCACGTGGGTTGGGCTACAGGCCAACGCCCATCTCGTCGCCGCGGCACCGGACGTCAGTCTGCTCGAGTACCCCGTCTTCGAAGACGATCCGGCGCTCCCCGACGCGGAGACCGATCCCGGCATGTATCCCTTCGATCTCGCCTTCGAGATCATCGAGGGACAGCCGGCCATCGACGACGGACACATGACCGTCTCCGACGTGCCCGGGCTCGGCGTCGACATCGACCTCGACGTTCGCGAGGACTACCCGTTCGTCGACGGCCCGTGGACGGCGTTTCACTACGACGAGTAGCCGATCCGAGACGTTCCGCTCGCTTGCTCGCTCGCAACGGCCCGTCTCCTGTCGCCGAGTCAGGTCGTTTTCCCCAGCGCCGTCGTCCGGAGTCGCTCGTAGTACTCCTCGAGACGCGCCGCGTCGTCGTCGTCGAGGTCGACCAGCGGGTCGCGGACCGCGCCACCCGTGTACCCCGCGAGGTCCATGCCGTACTTGACGACGGGGACGTTGTTCGCGGCCGGTAGCGTCCCCGTCCCGGACTCCTCCCGGAGGTCCTCGATCGGACGGAGCAGCCGCTGGATCGAGCGGGCCCGCTCCCAGTCCTCGTTCTCGACGGCGTCGAACAGTGCCAACGTCGCCGCCGGCGCGAAGTTGCCGAGGCCGGTGGTGTACCCCGCCGCGCCCTCGAGAGCGAACGCGAGGGCGTACCGCTCGGCGATCCCGTTGACCCAGGTTACGTCGCCGGGCGCGTCCGCGACGGTCTGGGAGAATTCCGCGATGTCGTCGACCGCGAACTTCACGGCGACGACATTCTCGCGCTCGCTCAGTTCGCAGATCACGTCCCGGGTGATCTCGGGGCCGCGCTTGTAGACGACCACGCCGAGGTCGGTCGCGTCGCAGATCCGGTGATAGTAGCTACGCAGTCCGTCCTCGTGGGCGTAGGTGTGGTCGGGGTGCATCACCATGACGGCGTCCGCACCGGCGTCCGCGTAGGCGTCGGCGAGCCGCCTGACCTCCTCGAGGCTGCCGCCGACACCGCCGGCGATCGTCGCGCCGTCGCCGGTCGCCTCGACGTGGGTCCGAACGATCCGGGTTCGCTCCTCGTCGGTGAGCGCGTAGTACTCGCCGGTGTTGCCACAGGCGATGAACAGGCGAGCGCCGGCGTCGTACTGCCTCGCGAGGTTGTCGGCGAGTTCGTCGACCAACACGTCGCATCCGTCGTCGCTGAACGGGACGGCGGTCGTGAACGCGACGTCCCGAAAGCTCTCTCTGAGGGTGGCTCGAGCCATGTCGTGGCCCATACTACGACGAACTGCCGTGATAAATGTACCTCACCGACGCCCGGCAGACGGGGCGGTGGGGCTCCGCGAGGGAACGCCCAGTTGCGGCCACGAGACCCGTCAGCGCGGCCGCCGTTTCCGCGATCGTGGCCGGGCGCTTCGGGAAGCGCATCGACGAGCGTGAGCGGCGCTGCCAGCCTCTCGTCTCGCACCGAGGTCAACGCAAGCTATATTGGTCACGAGTCTGTCGGCTTTGCCATGGAGATCACGGACATTCAGACGATTCCGCTCGCTCACTCGGTACCCGAGGGGCAGGGGCTCGGCGATGCCCGGGGGTTCGGCACCGACCGCGGAACGACGCTCGTTCGACTCGAGACCGACGACGGGACCGTGGGCTGGGGCGAGGCGTTCGCGCCGGGGCCGATCGCGACGGCGACGGTCGAGGAGCTGTTCGCCGATGCCGTCGTCGGCATGGACCCGTTCGCGGTCGAATCGCTGGCCGAGACGGCCTACACTGACCCGTATCACTTCGGCGGCGACGTGTTCGTCCAGAGCGCCGTCAGCGCGATCGACGTCGCCTGCTGGGACATTATCGGTAAGTCGGTCGGACGGCCGGTTCACCGGCTACTCGGCGGCACACACTGCGAGGAACTGACACCCTACGCCTCGACGATGTACTTCACCGAGGTGGACCGGCCGATCGACGAACCGATTCGCGAGGCCGTCGCAGCCGGGTTTTCCGCCGCGAAGATCAAGATCGGCTCCGGCCTCGAGGCGGACGTCGAACGCGTCCGTACGGCCCGGGAGATTCTGGGCGACGACGCCGACCTGATGGTGGATATGAACGGCAACTACCGTCCGCATCAGGCCCTCAGGTCGGCTCGCGCGATCGCCGAGTACGACGTGGCCTGGATCGAGGAGCCCGTTCCGCCGGAGAACGAGTCCGGATACCGCGAACTGCGCGAGAAGGTCGACGTGCCGATCGCGGCCGGCGAAGCGCACTACGGCCGCTTCGCGTTCAAGCGACTGATCGACGACCGGGCGGTCGATATCGTCCAGCCGAACCTCGGGCGCTGTGGCGGCCTCTCGGAGGCGCGATTGATCGCCGGCATGGCGTCGACCGAGAACGTGGCCGTCAGGCCCCACGTCTGGAACAGCGCCGTCGGGATGGCCGCTGCGATCCAGTTCGCTGCGAGCGTGTCGAACTATCCACACACGCGGCACGTCCCCGAGCCGATGCTGCTCGAGTTCGACCGCAGCGAGAATCCGCTCCGGAGCGAGCTGCTGGAGACGCCGTTCGACCCGTCCGGCGGCACGATCGACGTTCCCCAGGAGCCGGGGTTGGGAATCGAGATCGACCGCGACGCGCTGGAACGGTACCGCGCCGATTGACCGCCGACCAGCCGTCGCCGCTCGTCCGACCGGCGGTCGTCCGGAGGTAGCTTTATGTGACTTCCTTCCGAGATGATACGTATGGAGCGAGGACTCGTCGTCATCGACGATACGGACATCCACGGAGAACTGCTCGCCGAGGCCGCCGAATTCGCACGGAACGGGAACGCCGAACTGGTCGTCCTCGCGTGGACGACCCCCGACACGGCCGAGGAGAGCGTCGAGGCGCTCGAGTGGGTCGAGCAAATGGAGGGGACGACCTTCGACGAAACCGATCCGGCCGCGATGACGCGGCAGTTCGCTCGGGAGTTCAGCGAGAACGTGATCGGGGACGTCGACGTCGATACCGAGATCGAGGCGATCATCACCGAGGAGGGTGAGCGCGACGACGCGATCCTTGCGGCGGCCGATCGTCTGAACTGTGATCACGTCTTCCTCGTGGGCCACAAGCGATCGCCGACCGGCAAGGCCATCTTCGGCGATGTCGCTCAGCGGGTCCTGCTGAACTTCGACGGTCCAGTGACCGTCACGATGCAGTGATGGTACGAGAGACCGATATTTTGATGGTGAACCCGCGAGGGCTAGACGCATGGACGTGCTAGTGACTGGCGCGTACGGCCGGTGTGGAACCGCGATCATCGACCACCTCCACGACGACGATCGATACGAATTCACGTACTACAACCGATCGGGGCGGGCGGACGACGACCCCTACGGCGGGTACGAAACCGTCGTCGGTGACATCGCGGACTACGACACCCTCCGTGAGGCCTGCGAGGGGATGGACGCCATCGTTCACCTCGCGGCGTATCCGTACACCGACGGGGAGTGGTCCGACATCTTCGAGCCGAACGTCCTCGGGATGTACAACGTCCTCGAGGCCGCTCGCGAGGCCGAGGTGGAGTCGATCGTTTTCGGGTCGACCAACCACGTGATGGGGATGTACGAACTCGAGAACGCCCCCGAAATCTACGAGCGCGACCACGACCTCGTCGTCGACCACACCGACCCCGTCCGACCCGACTCCTACTACGGTGCGTCCAAGAGTTTCGGCGAGGATCTGGGCCGGTACTACGTCGAGGGCTATGAGTTCCCGACGCAGTTCTACGCGCTCCGGATCTGCAGCGTCCGGAGCGAGGAGTACGACCATCCCTACGGCGACGCCGAGATCGGCGTCGCGGCGGGCGAGTGGGAGCGTGG is a window of Natrinema salaciae DNA encoding:
- a CDS encoding dihydrodipicolinate synthase family protein, translated to MLKDEFRDLKERISGGIIPATANPWTPDYELATDDLRRHVDELVSVDGIDAVIANAHTGETKMQDEETYRTVVETHVEAAGDTPVFAGVYGESSIEAAKLAETAKAAGADGVMLLPLDVYSHRIPQEAINHFEYVGETVDVPLINFQFPTWGSPGLPISAHVEICKLPHVIAFKEASFDPIRYDRTIRAVDHLRDQCTIMTGNDTFLLHAYQLGAETGLIGYANLVPDLHVEKIRAVHTDDMERAREIREQLLPLTNHIFGEPEGRYRARTKAALKMQGVFEHDTVLPPQEQIDHEEREELRRILEDLDRL
- a CDS encoding mandelate racemase/muconate lactonizing enzyme family protein yields the protein MDIADVSGYALSSPIDPVQNRAFFGGVRRLHKRDVVLVVVETRDGRRGFATAGASSSAMREYFEGDSQGTFADVVDDSVADALEGESIDEIADAHELIAQLPLPAHLRTEAISAVDVALYDLRGKELGAPIYELLADEYGTEPTTELPLYASAGMYMEPAGYVEQAAVLEEQGFFGYKYRPGIGPDGDRRTVDLLTDAADDIEIMLDVHTWWKLRDSYGRDTVSDLVDHAAERGVYWIEEPVAPDDYAGYAELAESGAPLAGGESESSPAGLVELAETGAVDFLQGDVRHHEGFTGCRDAIEFCDGRDVEFVPHNFGTWVGLQANAHLVAAAPDVSLLEYPVFEDDPALPDAETDPGMYPFDLAFEIIEGQPAIDDGHMTVSDVPGLGVDIDLDVREDYPFVDGPWTAFHYDE
- a CDS encoding dihydrodipicolinate synthase family protein, coding for MARATLRESFRDVAFTTAVPFSDDGCDVLVDELADNLARQYDAGARLFIACGNTGEYYALTDEERTRIVRTHVEATGDGATIAGGVGGSLEEVRRLADAYADAGADAVMVMHPDHTYAHEDGLRSYYHRICDATDLGVVVYKRGPEITRDVICELSERENVVAVKFAVDDIAEFSQTVADAPGDVTWVNGIAERYALAFALEGAAGYTTGLGNFAPAATLALFDAVENEDWERARSIQRLLRPIEDLREESGTGTLPAANNVPVVKYGMDLAGYTGGAVRDPLVDLDDDDAARLEEYYERLRTTALGKTT
- a CDS encoding mandelate racemase/muconate lactonizing enzyme family protein; translation: MEITDIQTIPLAHSVPEGQGLGDARGFGTDRGTTLVRLETDDGTVGWGEAFAPGPIATATVEELFADAVVGMDPFAVESLAETAYTDPYHFGGDVFVQSAVSAIDVACWDIIGKSVGRPVHRLLGGTHCEELTPYASTMYFTEVDRPIDEPIREAVAAGFSAAKIKIGSGLEADVERVRTAREILGDDADLMVDMNGNYRPHQALRSARAIAEYDVAWIEEPVPPENESGYRELREKVDVPIAAGEAHYGRFAFKRLIDDRAVDIVQPNLGRCGGLSEARLIAGMASTENVAVRPHVWNSAVGMAAAIQFAASVSNYPHTRHVPEPMLLEFDRSENPLRSELLETPFDPSGGTIDVPQEPGLGIEIDRDALERYRAD
- a CDS encoding universal stress protein, with product MERGLVVIDDTDIHGELLAEAAEFARNGNAELVVLAWTTPDTAEESVEALEWVEQMEGTTFDETDPAAMTRQFAREFSENVIGDVDVDTEIEAIITEEGERDDAILAAADRLNCDHVFLVGHKRSPTGKAIFGDVAQRVLLNFDGPVTVTMQ
- a CDS encoding NAD-dependent epimerase/dehydratase family protein; this translates as MDVLVTGAYGRCGTAIIDHLHDDDRYEFTYYNRSGRADDDPYGGYETVVGDIADYDTLREACEGMDAIVHLAAYPYTDGEWSDIFEPNVLGMYNVLEAAREAEVESIVFGSTNHVMGMYELENAPEIYERDHDLVVDHTDPVRPDSYYGASKSFGEDLGRYYVEGYEFPTQFYALRICSVRSEEYDHPYGDAEIGVAAGEWERGSDEYDEQVARMKATWQSRRDFAHQIDCCLQDDSVAFDIFSGVSDNRRRWYDLEHARARIGYDPQDDGEEWTAPPE